Proteins encoded within one genomic window of Aquarana catesbeiana isolate 2022-GZ linkage group LG03, ASM4218655v1, whole genome shotgun sequence:
- the GPR37 gene encoding prosaposin receptor GPR37, whose product MQLSFYSIFLFFGATLVSNQKLQKDLNTVQGDGSRWCHGVYSHLKKVSLGKTSNQTFDWNSPHEGFFRNLICQFIHGSLSKPKEPVLTEQKVHWPSDMQEADRTPSPNMQSDTFFWEHRKVNNTSMETRYTEQQNNKDQVMIHRQARNKRETYEWQWKKGNENSSKSNNEKKFYADWNETLQSPVAGKETEPHALSLNGSIPFATNDLKVFSDNMEVNQALVPKNTTNNKKLHIKNPFYPLTEDSYGAYAVMCLSIIIFVIGIMGNMAVMCIVCHNYYMRSISNSLLANLAFWDFLIIFFCLPLVIFHELTKKWLLEDLSCKIIPYIEVASLGVTTFTLCALCIDRFRAATNVQMYYEMIENCTSTTAKLAVIWVGALLLALPEVVLRQLTKDESALSANTLSERCVVKISTDLPDTIYVLALTYDGARLWWYFGCYFCLPTLFTITCSLVTARKIKRAEKACTRGNKRQIQLEGQMNCTVVALTILYGFCIIPENICNIVTAYMSTGVSRQTLDLLHLISQFLLFFKSCVTPVLLFCLCKPFSRAFMECCCCCCDECIQKSSTATSDDNDNEYTTELELSPFSTIRREMSTFASVGTHC is encoded by the exons ATGCAGTTATCATTTTACTCAATATTTTTGTTCTTTGGAGCTACATTAGTGAGCAATCAAAAATTACAGAAAGATCTAAACACTGTGCAAGGAGATGGATCAAGATGGTGCCATGGTGTATATTCCCACTTAAAAAAAGTTTCTTTAGGAAAGACATCCAATCAAACTTTTGACTGGAACTCTCCCCATGAAGGTTTTTTTAGGAACCTTATTTGTCAATTTATACATGGGAGCTTAAGTAAACCTAAGGAACCTGTATTGACTGAACAGAAGGTACACTGGCCAAGTGACATGCAAGAAGCAGACAGAACTCCATCACCAAATATGCAATCTGATACCTTTTTCTGGGAGCATAGAAAGGTGAACAACACATCCATGGAAACCAGGTATACTGAGCAACAAAATAACAAGGATCAGGTTATGATTCACAGGCAGGCTAGGAATAAAAGGGAAACATATGAGTGGCAATGGAAGAAAGGCAATGAAAACTCCAGTAAATCCAACAACGAAAAAAAGTTCTATGCGGACTGGAACGAAACTTTACAAAGTCCGGTTGCAGGAAAAGAGACAGAACCGCATGCTTTGTCCTTAAATGGATCTATTCCCTTTGCTACAAATGATCTTAAAGTGTTTTCTGACAACATGGAGGTTAATCAAGCATTGGTACCAAAAAATACAACCAACAATAAAAAATTACACATAAAGAACCCATTTTATCCATTGACAGAAGATTCATATGGTGCCTATGCAGTTATGTGTTTATCTATTATCATTTTTGTAATTGGCATAATGGGCAATATGGCTGTAATGTGTATAGTCTGCCACAATTACTATATGAGAAGTATATCCAATTCACTTTTGGCAAATTTGGCCTTCTGGGACTTTTTGATTATCTTTTTCTGCCTTCCACTTGTGATATTTCACGAACTTACTAAAAAATGGCTACTGGAAGACCTATCTTGCAAGATCATACCGTACATAGAG GTAGCCTCTCTTGGAGTTACCACATTCACACTGTGTGCCCTCTGCATTGACCGTTTCCGTGCTGCCACAAATGTCCAAATGTATTATGAAATGATTGAGAACTGCACGTCAACAACTGCCAAGCTTGCTGTTATATGGGTGGGTGCACTCCTCCTAGCACTGCCTGAGGTTGTTCTCCGCCAACTGACCAAGGATGAGTCTGCACTAAGTGCCAACACTCTCAGTGAGCGCTGTGTTGTTAAAATTTCTACCGATCTTCCCGATACCATTTATGTTTTAGCTCTCACATATGATGGAGCAAGACTTTGGTGGTACTTCGGCTGTTATTTCTGCTTGCCTACTCTCTTCACAATTACATGCTCATTGGTAACAGCAAGGAAAATCAAGAGAGCCGAGAAAGCTTGTACTAGAGGAAATAAGCGTCAAATTCAACTTGAAGGTCAAATGAACTGTACTGTAGTAGCGTTAACAATTTTGTATGGTTTCTGCATAATTCCTGAAAATATATGTAACATTGTAACAGCTTATATGTCCACTGGGGTCTCCAGGCAGACTTTGGATCTCCTTCATCTGATTAGTCAATTTCTTTTGTTCTTTAAATCATGTGTTACCCCGGTCCTTCTGTTTTGCCTTTGCAAGCCTTTCAGTAGGGCTTTCATGGAATGCTGTTGTTGCTGTTGTGATGAATGCATTCAGAAGTCCTCAACTGCAACAAGCGATGATAATGACAATGAATATACTACAGAGCTGGAACTTTCCCCTTTCAGCACTATACGTCGTGAAATGTCCACATTTGCTTCTGTTGGGACTCACTGTTGA